In Zingiber officinale cultivar Zhangliang chromosome 8B, Zo_v1.1, whole genome shotgun sequence, a single genomic region encodes these proteins:
- the LOC122014145 gene encoding serine/threonine-protein kinase UCN-like, which produces MDEEVVLDLNQIRAVRVLGRGAMASVFLVSAAPGSRLPTLFALKVFDKQSAAKPHALRRARWELSLLSRLSAAPGDHHHPFLPSLLGSVETPDLLAWAIPFCPGGDLHALRRSLSPSNEEAFSADAIRFYLSEIVTALAHLHSMRVAYRDLKPENVLLRSSGHIMLADFDLSRHLPARSTTHSSLPPPLPSDNHSHAPRRKLTRVFSFGAADDQIKKGRSARVSPASRRRTSSSSISKSREGSGGDDERSFSFVGTEEYVAPEVVRGEGHGFAVDWWALGILAYEMAYGQTPFRGRNRKETLRNILTLPPMFPGRRRTDLTDIIERLVVKDPERRLGFSGGAEEVKAHPFFDGVKWELLPEVARPPFLAPVILPFFLPFLLLSNLLCEEGTKIEGFRGVEELVWEGESFHPINVCHQRYLLNRLRYNNRRYGAG; this is translated from the exons ATGGATGAGGAGGTGGTGTTGGATTTGAACCAGATCAGGGCGGTTCGCGTCCTGGGCCGTGGAGCCATGGCCTCGGTCTTCCTCGTCAGCGCCGCACCCGGCAGTCGCCTCCCCACGCTCTTCGCCCTCAAGGTGTTCGACAAGCAGTCCGCCGCCAAACCCCACGCTCTCCGCCGCGCCCGCTGGGAGCTATCCCTATTGTCCCGCCTCTCAGCCGCTCCCGGTGATCATCACCACCCGTTTCTCCCTTCCCTCCTTGGCTCCGTCGAGACGCCGGACCTCCTCGCTTGGGCGATCCCCTTCTGCCCCGGCGGCGACCTCCACGCCCTCCGCCGCTCCCTTTCTCCTTCCAACGAGGAGGCGTTCTCCGCGGACGCGATCCGCTTCTACCTCTCGGAAATCGTCACCGCTCTCGCCCACCTCCACTCCATGCGCGTCGCCTACCGCGACCTCAAGCCAGAGAACGTCCTCCTCCGCTCATCCGGCCATATTATGCTCGCCGATTTCGATCTCTCCCGCCACCTCCCTGCCAGATCGACCACCCACTCCTCCCTTCCTCCTCCACTTCCCTCCGACAACCACAGCCACGCCCCCCGGAGGAAACTCACACGCGTGTTCTCCTTCGGCGCCGCGGACGACCAGATAAAGAAAGGGAGGTCGGCGAGAGTCTCCCCGGCGAGTCGCCGTAGGACGAGTTCCTCGTCCATCTCGAAATCCAGAGAAGGATCCGGTGGTGACGACGAGCGGTCGTTCTCGTTCGTGGGGACGGAGGAGTACGTGGCGCCGGAAGTGGTGCGCGGCGAAGGGCACGGCTTCGCGGTGGACTGGTGGGCGCTTGGGATCCTGGCGTACGAAATGGCATACGGACAGACGCCCTTCCGGGGGCGGAACAGGAAGGAGACGTTGCGCAACATTCTTACGCTGCCGCCAATGTTCCCAGGCCGGCGCCGCACCGATCTCACTGACATTATCGAGCGGCTCGTGGTCAAGGACCCGGAGAGGAGATTAGGGTTTAGTGGGGGTGCGGAGGAGGTGAAGGCGCACCCTTTCTTCGATGGGGTGAAATGGGAGCTTTTGCCAGAGGTGGCGCGGCCTCCGTTCCTGGCGCCGgtaattttacctttctttcttccgttcctcctactctcgaatctgctctgcgaggaaggaactaagatcgaagggttcagaggagttgaggagc TCGTTTGGGAAGGTGAGTCCTTCCATCCGATCAACGTGTGCCACCAGCGATACTTGCTCAATCGGCTGCGATATAACAATAGGCGATATGGAGCTGGCTAG